A part of Halobacillus shinanisalinarum genomic DNA contains:
- a CDS encoding TraR/DksA C4-type zinc finger protein: protein MDYTHLKKQLEERKREIEQRLIDNNHFGLERGFASDRASGELSQYDNHPADSGTELYEREKDMALLTHLEDERSEISYSLKQIEQGTYGICEKTGKKIPLERLEAVPTARTTRSAGDDHVAGDRPVEEDVLNDLEWNDGNDSYEVVANFNENGMTYEGSSLMDEEEDNGGYVEEFESFVSTDMNGYTGSDEVNFQRSEYYKEYMDQREQEDSE, encoded by the coding sequence ATGGATTATACACATTTAAAAAAACAATTAGAAGAAAGAAAAAGAGAGATAGAGCAACGATTAATTGATAATAACCATTTTGGTCTAGAACGAGGCTTTGCAAGTGACCGCGCCTCAGGTGAGTTATCCCAGTATGATAACCACCCAGCCGATTCAGGCACTGAGCTTTATGAAAGAGAAAAAGATATGGCTTTATTAACCCATTTAGAAGATGAACGATCAGAAATATCCTACTCACTAAAGCAAATCGAACAAGGCACTTACGGGATTTGTGAGAAAACCGGGAAAAAGATCCCATTAGAAAGACTGGAAGCCGTACCAACAGCTCGTACCACTCGATCTGCTGGAGATGACCATGTAGCGGGTGATCGTCCGGTGGAAGAAGATGTTCTGAATGACTTGGAATGGAATGACGGGAACGATAGCTATGAGGTGGTCGCCAATTTTAATGAAAATGGTATGACTTATGAGGGTTCATCTTTGATGGATGAAGAAGAGGATAATGGTGGTTATGTGGAAGAATTTGAATCTTTTGTATCAACGGATATGAATGGATATACAGGGTCAGATGAAGTTAATTTTCAGCGAAGTGAATATTATAAGGAGTATATGGATCAGCGTGAACAGGAAGATTCAGAATAA
- a CDS encoding Lin0512 family protein, with translation MEQVMFIQTGTGTDVHGQNITKASVRAIKNAIHSNSMPGIRTALPNQSLDEMKIHVKLALPTDHDQLDEQEVKQSIPYGQVTIEKVQGGMLTSSRIFLEDKEDKNDMMYIVNAAVEVGY, from the coding sequence ATGGAACAAGTGATGTTTATCCAAACTGGAACAGGGACAGATGTTCACGGACAAAATATAACAAAGGCTTCCGTCCGAGCGATAAAAAATGCGATTCATTCTAATTCCATGCCAGGCATAAGAACAGCGTTACCCAACCAATCCCTTGATGAAATGAAAATTCACGTTAAACTTGCTTTGCCAACGGATCATGATCAATTGGATGAGCAAGAAGTTAAACAGTCTATCCCTTATGGTCAAGTTACGATAGAAAAGGTTCAAGGCGGGATGCTGACATCAAGCCGAATTTTTCTGGAAGATAAAGAAGATAAAAATGACATGATGTACATTGTAAATGCAGCCGTTGAAGTCGGCTATTAA
- a CDS encoding GNAT family N-acetyltransferase — MIRRLTSNDDRACQHLLSVKPAENLFIIGDIENFGYDQDFQKLWGDFDRNDQLRAVLLKYHNNYIAYANDYFDAKGFATIINEDPEFMQLSGLQIITEKILPYIKVGSLRNRSLYYAKCDDTEKLNTDVNTSHVKLATTNDVQRLVHLQNQIPEFERDNSREDSIRRGIEQKSARVYYSEDNGTMISSASTTAENSMSAMVVGVCTHPNYKRKGYASTCMLKLCQDLLADGKMLCLFYDNPEAGSIYKRLGFEDIGMWMMHIFEKAEEPSTV; from the coding sequence ATGATTCGCAGGCTTACGTCAAACGACGATCGGGCTTGTCAGCACCTGCTTTCTGTTAAACCAGCTGAAAACTTATTTATTATCGGTGATATTGAGAATTTTGGTTATGATCAAGATTTTCAGAAATTATGGGGGGACTTTGATAGGAACGATCAATTAAGGGCAGTGTTATTAAAGTACCATAACAATTACATTGCCTACGCGAATGACTACTTTGATGCCAAGGGTTTTGCTACAATTATTAACGAAGACCCAGAATTTATGCAGTTATCTGGTCTGCAAATCATTACTGAAAAAATTCTTCCTTACATAAAAGTCGGGAGCTTACGGAATCGTTCCTTATATTATGCCAAATGCGACGATACTGAAAAGCTAAACACAGATGTAAATACTAGCCATGTAAAGCTGGCCACGACGAATGATGTACAAAGACTCGTTCATTTGCAAAATCAAATTCCCGAATTTGAACGGGACAACAGTCGGGAAGATAGCATCCGAAGAGGAATAGAACAGAAATCTGCACGAGTGTATTACAGTGAAGACAATGGTACTATGATTTCAAGTGCCTCCACTACAGCAGAAAACTCGATGTCCGCCATGGTAGTAGGGGTTTGCACACATCCAAATTATAAACGTAAAGGGTATGCGAGTACTTGTATGCTTAAATTATGTCAAGATCTACTAGCAGATGGAAAAATGTTATGCCTGTTTTATGATAATCCCGAAGCGGGGTCTATATATAAGAGGCTTGGGTTTGAGGATATTGGAATGTGGATGATGCACATTTTTGAAAAAGCAGAAGAACCTTCCACGGTATAA
- a CDS encoding DUF3298 and DUF4163 domain-containing protein — translation MSKIGIWFLVLFIMYSSNIFAEGSLYSIKHKDKVKQDYEIHIDYPVFNGLPNEKLQEEVNNKVSNKLENTVREVKRVAEQSTGFPVLYYEEEEVIEDDKMISIVMTSNISRGNNYNSTVSSINFENGDNGRILTLEDVVEMPSLNQEVKKQMANEPDTYFHQSFNSVREDTAFYINGEQIILVFNKYEIAPGVYGTPEISIPLDRVRKDQSSKETNVPLPQII, via the coding sequence TTGAGTAAAATAGGTATATGGTTTTTAGTACTGTTTATAATGTACAGTTCAAATATATTCGCTGAAGGCAGTCTATACAGTATTAAGCACAAGGATAAAGTCAAGCAGGATTATGAAATCCATATTGATTACCCAGTTTTTAATGGTCTTCCTAATGAGAAACTTCAAGAGGAGGTCAATAATAAAGTAAGTAACAAACTTGAAAATACAGTTAGAGAAGTGAAGCGGGTAGCTGAACAATCAACAGGGTTCCCAGTTCTATACTATGAAGAAGAAGAAGTGATCGAGGACGATAAGATGATTTCTATCGTCATGACATCAAATATTTCAAGGGGAAACAATTATAATTCGACCGTAAGTTCAATTAACTTTGAAAACGGGGATAATGGCAGGATTCTTACATTGGAAGATGTGGTGGAGATGCCTTCGCTTAATCAGGAAGTGAAGAAACAAATGGCAAATGAACCGGATACTTATTTCCACCAATCTTTTAATTCCGTAAGAGAGGATACAGCCTTTTATATTAACGGCGAACAAATTATCCTAGTATTTAATAAGTATGAGATTGCACCAGGCGTATATGGCACTCCTGAAATTAGTATACCTTTAGATCGAGTTAGAAAAGACCAATCTTCAAAGGAGACAAATGTCCCTTTACCGCAAATTATTTAA